A portion of the Bubalus kerabau isolate K-KA32 ecotype Philippines breed swamp buffalo chromosome 1, PCC_UOA_SB_1v2, whole genome shotgun sequence genome contains these proteins:
- the LOC129649495 gene encoding olfactory receptor 6C68-like, translated as MRNHTTVTVFILLGLTEDPQLQVLLFIFLFLTYILSITGNLTIITLTLIDPHLKTPMYFFLQNFSFLEISFTTSCIPRFLYNISTGDRTITYNACVIQLFFAYLFGITEFFLLATMSYDRYVAICKPLHYMTIMSNKLCKTMIICCWMVALMTILPPLSLGFHLEFCDSNVIDHFACDASPLLKISCSDTWLIEQMVIACSVLVFIITLICVVFSYVYIIRTILKYPSLQQRKKAFSTCSSHMIVLSISYGSCIFIYVKPSAKEGNINKGVSLLISSISPMLNPFIYTLRNKQVKQAFNDSLKKTAFLLRK; from the coding sequence ATGAGAAACCACACCACTGTAACAGTATTCATTCTTCTAGGACTGACAGAAGATCCTCAGTtgcaagttttgctttttatttttctatttctcaccTACATTTTGAGTATAACCGGAAATCTGACCATCATTACCCTAACACTAATAGATCCTCACCTTAAAACACCCAtgtattttttcctccaaaatttcTCGTTCTTAGAAATCTCATTTACAACCTCCTGTATTCCAAGATTCCTATACAATATATCAACTGGGGACAGAACCATTACTTATAATGCATGTGTGATTCAATtattttttgcatatctttttggGATAACTGAATTTTTTCTCTTGGCAACCATGTCATATgatcgctatgtggccatctgcaaacccTTGCATTATATGACAATCATGagcaacaaactgtgcaaaacaATGATCATCTGCTGCTGGATGGTGGCACTTATGACTATCCTCCCACCACTCAGCTTAGGTTTTCATCTGGAATTCTGTGATTCTAATGTCATTGATCATTTTGCCTGTGATGCATCACCTCTCCTGAAGATCTCATGCTCAGACACATGGTTAATTGAGCAGATGGTAATAGCCTGTTCTGTACTGGTCTTCATCATCACTCTCATATGTGTAGTTTTCTCCTATGTATACATCATAAGAACAATTCTAAAATACCCTTCtcttcagcaaagaaaaaaagcctTTTCTACCTGTTCTTCCCACATGATTGTACTTTCCATCTCTTATGGCAGCTGCATCTTCATCTATGTCAAACCATCTGCAAAAGAGGGAAATATTAACAAAGGTGTGTCACTGCTTATTTCTTCCATATCACCAATGCTGAATCCTTTTATATATACTTTGAGGAATAAGCAAGTTAAACAAGCCTTTAATGACTCACTGAAAAAAACTGCATTTCTcttaagaaagtaa